Below is a genomic region from Dehalococcoidia bacterium.
ATGAAGAACCACACCGGGTAACGGGCGTTCGGACTGTGCTAAAGAAGCTGGTATGGACGCAGTTTGTCCGCTCCCCGCAGGTGAGGATGGTATCCTTCTCAGTGGTGATTCTGCTTCTGATCATCTCGATTCTGATCACGGTTCGGGCTTATGACGATCCCACCGAAAAGGAGCAGAGCGTTATCGCAGCCGGGTACTCGCTCTCCGGCCAGTTCTACTCCGCGCTTTACCCCGATCCCGACGTTCTCTTAGAACACGTAAGCAAATCCGGAGAATCCAGCCCCGTTGTCTTCACCAAGTTGATCGATTCCATTGACCTGACTTTCTCTTATGAGTTTGTGGCGCTTGGCCCGGTGGAAGGCATCCAGGCAGAGGCGGAACTGGTGGCGGTGGTCCAGAACCCGGGTCTATGGAGCCGGGAATACGTGCTGGCTCCGCGCCAGCCGTTAGGCAGCGACCTTCGTCTCTCGGTGCCGCTCGATTTCACTGCCATCGATCAACTGATCAGCGATACTGAAAAGGAATTGGGCTTCGCCGGTCATTCAGATACGGTGACCCTGCGGGCCAGGGTGCACAGCACGGCCCGCAACGGTGCCAGCATCATCGATGATGACTTCACCCATGATCTTGGGGTGGCGCGGCGGCAGGGCACCCTCCGATGGGATGACACCCTGGATGGGCTGGAGCGCGGACAGCAAGGAGACTCCTTCTATTGGAAACACGGGCGCTTCGACTACGCTATTCGGCTTGTACCGAATTCCGTTTATGATTCCCAAACGCTTCACTCGGAGCCGACCGCACTTCAGCTTCCTCCCCAACCGCTCGCGCTGACGGCTTCCGCGCCATCGTTGCCCGCAGGATCGGCGGACTGGGTGAATGGCACATTCTCTTATCGGCTGGAATCCGATGCCCCGATCACCAGCACCAGCCACGAAGTCAGCGTGACCGTTACGCTGCAGGATCAGAAGCGGAATTGGAGCCAATCCCTTGTGCTGGCATCCATGGAGGCGGATGGCCAATCATTCACCGTCCCCTACACGATCGACTTTGCCTATCTGAACAGCCTGATCGAAGAGGTCAGGAAGGATGTATGGCTCGCGGATCTGGCTCCTACGGTTTCGCTAAAGTCCGAAGTCCATACGCTGGCATCCACT
It encodes:
- a CDS encoding DUF5305 family protein, which encodes MEGNGREAPQKKKGTDEEPHRVTGVRTVLKKLVWTQFVRSPQVRMVSFSVVILLLIISILITVRAYDDPTEKEQSVIAAGYSLSGQFYSALYPDPDVLLEHVSKSGESSPVVFTKLIDSIDLTFSYEFVALGPVEGIQAEAELVAVVQNPGLWSREYVLAPRQPLGSDLRLSVPLDFTAIDQLISDTEKELGFAGHSDTVTLRARVHSTARNGASIIDDDFTHDLGVARRQGTLRWDDTLDGLERGQQGDSFYWKHGRFDYAIRLVPNSVYDSQTLHSEPTALQLPPQPLALTASAPSLPAGSADWVNGTFSYRLESDAPITSTSHEVSVTVTLQDQKRNWSQSLVLASMEADGQSFTVPYTIDFAYLNSLIEEVRKDVWLADLAPTVSLKSEVHTLASTATGPMDETFEQSISVTLDGKALQWSGNFEKSSKGSIRKTVTITNTSAQNKRLYSTIATSLLAIALLYLVVLSTQIERTHLSAAEEEARRARKKYKGIIIDVENVPGLNPDERVVSVASLEDLIGLSDSLFKPVVHKRPSAADARHEYYVFDGATCYRYLL